Proteins from one Natrinema versiforme genomic window:
- a CDS encoding helix-turn-helix domain-containing protein — protein sequence MPQSFIAEVVLTHPNAPLAATLEAVPHATITEESIRPAPTADEPAVFYRVTDVAFHAFETELARDHTVAEWTQTMDFGDTRMYRVQLGPATIFVSPTLYELGIHVVNSESADLGWRFWLETGDRNHLSALWDYCREKDIQFELEVLRNSGAQPMNEQVRIKAALTDRQQQIAQVATRMGYYEKGGASAKDVAAELDIAPSTLSTHLRRINATVFDSLFAAELD from the coding sequence GTGCCCCAGAGCTTTATCGCCGAAGTTGTGCTGACTCATCCGAACGCCCCGTTAGCGGCAACGCTCGAAGCAGTCCCCCACGCAACGATCACTGAGGAATCTATCCGTCCAGCACCGACCGCAGACGAACCGGCTGTCTTCTATCGGGTAACGGACGTTGCGTTCCACGCTTTTGAGACGGAACTTGCTCGAGACCATACAGTTGCGGAGTGGACACAGACAATGGACTTCGGCGATACACGGATGTACCGTGTCCAGCTCGGTCCGGCGACGATATTCGTCTCGCCGACACTCTACGAACTCGGTATCCACGTCGTCAACAGTGAAAGTGCCGATCTGGGCTGGCGCTTTTGGCTAGAGACAGGCGACCGGAACCACCTCAGTGCGTTGTGGGACTATTGTCGCGAGAAGGACATCCAATTCGAGTTAGAGGTTCTCCGGAATTCCGGGGCACAGCCGATGAATGAACAAGTCAGAATCAAAGCAGCACTGACTGACCGTCAGCAGCAGATTGCTCAGGTCGCGACTCGGATGGGTTATTACGAGAAAGGCGGTGCCAGTGCGAAAGATGTCGCCGCCGAACTTGACATCGCTCCGTCGACGCTATCGACCCATCTCCGCAGAATCAACGCGACGGTATTTGACTCCCTGTTCGCCGCCGAATTGGATTGA